TCTATGCCCTTGCGGAATGGATCAACCGTGATAAAGAAGTGATCCCTAAAAGTACTATTGATAAACCACCTTCTGCTGAACTACGCGAGAACCAGAAAGATAGTGACTCATTGCCTGATTATGATTACATTGATATTGTACTCGAGCAATATTTAGAAAAGCACCGTTCACCTGAGGCCATTATTTTGGAATACCGCATCCCGCCGGAAATAGTTCACGACATTGTAAAACGCATCCATCGTTCGGAGTATAAACGCCGACAAAGCGCTCCTGGACTTAGAGTAACTGAGCGTGCCTTTTCGATAGGAAGGAAATTCCCTATCGTACAACGCTGGGTAAAATAAAACATGTCCAAAGCGAATAAATTAGTGTGTCTATTGGTTGTACTAATCCTCCATTTTTCTAGCTTGTCTGCCTTCAGTTATGTTAAAGGAGGCGTAGCATTTTTGGGTGAAGAGGTGATAGCACCCGTGGCAGGGATAGGCCAGCGGTATGATTTGTCCCTGGTTGCGCTGGATTTCTCGTGGAGCATTGCAGCTAGCAAAAAACATAAAGTTGCTTTTTACAGTTCTCCTAGGATCGCAGCACTGCTTTATGTTAATCCTATGCATTCCAACCGTATTTATGTGGGGGCAGCTGCTAGCTGGGCTTATATCGTCAATTCAAAACGGAACACCGGCTATTCAGGACTGGTAGGAGAGCTCATCGTGGGAATGCAGTTTGAAAGTATTTTATTATTCCAACCTTTCATTGAAGTCAGTGAATCTTTTCCCTATAAGCGGTTTTCCAACAAGATTGGAAATCTAGGGCATAGGGCTTCTACGTCCGTGGTATTTGGGATAGGAATTTGATGGGGGTGTAGAAGAGTCTATAAAAGTGTTACGTGACGGAACTCCTTCAGTTTTACTGGGACACTTCGAACTTTTGACTGTCTTAACTTAAAAATTTACTTGAAAATATTGTATCCAAAACCACTTGATTCGCGAAGTTTAACTTCACATTATGATAACATAATCATACCGAAACATCAGCGAATCTGCTGTCAGGATTCTGTCCAGCAGTAGGGAATGATATCTTTGATATGGGCGGCGCTATGCCTAAGCATCATTAATCGATCAAATCCGACGGCAACACCACAGCAGGCTGGAAACCCTTTTCTCAATGAATCTAAAAAGAGAGGGTCGACAGGCAGAGCCTCTTTTCCTTTTTTAAGACGCGCTTGATTAGATCTCTCGAGGCGCATTTTCTGCTCTTGGGGATCGCGCAGTTCACGGTAGCCGTTAGCAAGCTCATTCCCTTCATAATAGAATTCGAAGCGCTTAGCTACGGGGGCACCTTCACTTATCTCAATCTCGGCTAAAGCGCATTGAGTAGCTGGGAAATCCGTAATCGCTGTCAACTGCCGGCGCCCTAGATGAGGTTCCACGACGCTGCCGATGAGAATATTTAAAAGGTCGTCTTTATTACCGGCAGCAAGTTCAGCGGAAAGCTCTATACCGTGTTTACGGATGCATTGAAGTAGTTGTTCTTCATCAGCATTCACATAGTCAATACCTGCATAGGTGTGCATGGCGGCGCGATAGGTGAGGATGCTGCAAGGCTGTTGTCCTAGGAAGAGTTCGATGAATAAAGCTGTCTCTGCGACAAGCTGTTCCAGAGTAAATCCGCATCGGTACCATTCAACCATGGAGAATTCAGGGTTATGGCGGGAGCCGACTTCCCCATCGCGGAAGACGTGACCGATCTGATAGATGTCTCCGCTGCCTTCAGATAAGAGCCTTTTCATGCCATATTCCGGCGAGGACTGGAGGTAACGTTTGCTCCCTTGTCCATCCACCACAGTCATAAGGTCTATATTTTCATCAATACAAGCATGCGAAGTACATAAAGGAACATCTACTTCCATGACATTTCTGCTTAAAAAAAAGGCCCGTGCCGCAGCTAACATGGCGGCCCGGTCTTTGAGCAGGGTTATCTTAGAAGTAGCTGAGCGTTCGCTATGACGTGCTGCGTGAGACATATTCACCCGTGCGTGTATCCACTTTAACGATTTCATCTTGGTCGATGAATATCGGCACTTGGATTTCTGCACCGGTTTCTGTTTTAGCAGGTTTTAGGACACGGCCTGAAGCAGTATTGCCACGGTCGCCGGGCATTGTCTCCACGATACGCATATCCATGAAAGTAGGCGGATCGATGGCTACGGGCTCGCCTTTATAGAATAAAATACCGTAAAGCTTATCTTCCATAAGCCATCTGTCATTTTCGCCGATATTTTCGTTGGGTATTTTGACCTGTTCAAAAGAGTTATCGTCCATGAACACTACGCCGTCGGGTTCGCGATAGAGCATGCGCATCTGAGCATCGCCTACATCGGCTAATTCTAATTTCTCACCAGATTTATAAGTGCGTTCAATGACCCTTCCTGTGAAAAGGTGTTTTAATTTAACGCGGTTAAAGGCTTGGCCTTTTCCGGGCTTAACAAACTCGTTGGAGATAATGTTAAAGGGTGCGCCGTCAACTTCAACTTTTAAGCCTGTTTTTAAATCACTTGTGCTTATTTGAGCCATGATAAAATTTCCTGTATAGATAAATTAAGATAGTTAAAAAGATACCATATTACGCGACTCAGTGTCTATACACTTGTGATTTTAGTACCGAAGGAGCCTCGTTTCTATAGTAAAATAATTATGTGTCGAGTATGAAAGATTAGATTATGTGGCACAGAGAATATAAAGACTACCCTACGGACCTGCCCCTCAAACATGAACGATTAGAACCTGGCAAGGGGATCATCGGTTGTGAGATGCATGACATCAATGGATGGGGAAACACCGTGCATGTTTATCGCCCAAAGAAAAAAGGCTTTTTCAGAAGGTGGATAGAGTACTTTATGGGTATAAAAAAGGCGAAGCCGCATGGATAAAGGAAACCATACCTGGGATTTATATGTCCGCTATGTCCGCTGTCCGCAGTGCGGTTATATTCTTGAAAGCCGGCAGCGTACAGCTGATTTCACTTGTCCTCGATGCAACAGCCTTTTTAAGGATGAAAAACGAAAGAAACAAACTTTTGGACCTTTGCTGGATGATAAACACCAACCCTCTGAAATTGATTGGAGCTGATAGTGGCAACAAGAAAATACCATGAAAAAGAAATTAGTCAACGTGAAGAAGCAGTTGCACGTGATACTTTGGAGCGCTATTGCGGTTCTCCTGCAAGTGAATTTCAGCCTTTTCTCCTCCTGACAAACTTTCCACGCTATGTCCAATATTTTGCCGAAAGCAGGAAGCTGGAGACTTCGGAAGGTTCTATGTTCAAAGTGGCCCATTCGCCCAAAGAGCATATCACTATTTTAGACTTTAAGATTGGTTCTCCAGCTGCAGCACTGGTTGTCGACTTATGCGCCCATCTACCGATCAAAGCGTCCATATTATTAGGGATGTGCGGCGGCCTTAGAGATCACTATAAAGTAGGGGAGTTCTTCGTTCCTATTGCAGGCATACGCGGCGAAGGAACATCGGATTTCTATTTCCCTTCGGAAGTACCTGCGATGGCTAACTTTATTGTGCAGAAAGCTGCGACAACTATTTTGGAAGAGGACCATATCCCTTACCATATCGGCATTACCCATACGACCAATAAGCGCTTTTGGGAATTCAATGCCGAATTCCGTGCCCGTTTGGAAGCAAGCCGCGCCCAAGCTGTCGAAATGGAGTGCGCGACATTGTTTACAGCAAGCTACTATCATAAGCTGCCCTTGGGAGCATTGTTGTTAATTTCGGATCTCCCCTTGGAACTAGAGGGAATAAAAACTAAAGAATTAAGTGAAAAAGTCTATCAGAACCATACTCAAGAACATGTGGAGATAGGTGTCAAAACCATGCAAATGCTGCATGAGAAAATGAAGACAAAAAAGCCAAAAGGAATCTTCCGGGGCAGAAACAACAAAAAAGAGTCGTAATAGTGCGTTATATTCTATGGCTATTGATTTTTCTAGTTTTCCATGACCCCCTCAAGGCGGGGGGAGTGATGCTTTATGAAATTTCTTCTGCTGACACCCGCCTAGGATCCGCCGGTTGGAGCTCCCGTGCGGAAGACCCTTCGACAGCTTTCACCAATCCTGCTGGGATGTCGCGCCTTTGCGGACGCCAAATCGAATTTGGATCCCAAGCGATTTATCAGCATGTAGATTTTTATCCGAATAGCAGCACCACAGTATCAGGCAGTAAAGGGGAGGGGTGTAAATTTTTCCCCAGTGGCGGAACCTTCTATGTGCAGCCGGTAAGCGATAACTTGACTTTAGGACTAAGCGTTCTGAGTTATTTAGGGGCAGAGCTTGTTTATAATGGCGACTGGGTAGGGCGCTACTATGTGCGCAAAACTAGGTTGCAAACTTTTTCTTGTGTTCCTTCCGCAGCTTATCGCATCAATGATCAATTGTCAGTAGGTGTCGGAGTCAATGTGATGTACGGCATGTTTTTGCAGAAGTCTGCTGTCCGTAATTTGGAGCCTGGTGCTGGGGATGGTAGCCTAAAAGTAAGCAATAATCGTTTCGGTGTTGGGGGCGTGATAGGTCTGCTCTATGAGATGACACCCTGTACACGCTTTGGAGCCCAATATCTAACGCGCGTGCATATCGGTTTTAAGAATAAACCGGAATTTAGAAATATTGGACCCTTGCTCACTCGAGCCCTCGCAGATACAGGAGCCGGGAATTCCAAAATAAACTTAGATGCAAATATTCCCCAAAGTCTGATTTTAAGCGCTTATCATGACTTGGATTGCTGGTCCCTTATGGCAGATATTGGCTGGCAGCAATGGTCCAAATTTCAGAGAATTTCTATCGCTGTAACCAATCCTGCCGATACTACCCTATCATTTACTCCAAAACTTGAGGATTGTTGGCATGCTGCTTTGGGTGCAGAATTTCGTTGGAACGAAGATTGGACATTTTCTGCAGGCATCGCCTACGATTCTTCTATCGTGAAACCGGTCAATATGGTGCTGGATTTTCCTGTGGGACATCAGTGGCGTTATGGGACAGGCTTCCGTTGGAAACTAACGGATGACTTGAAACTAGATTTTGCTACTGAGCTGCAATGGCAGGGTAATTTGAGATGCAGCCAAGGCAGAGGTCCTTTGGCAGGGGTAGTATCCGGAAACTTCCGGGATATGTATGTCTATTTTGCTAATATGAACCTTATCTGGGCATTCTAAAGCCCACTAGTTACTTCGCAAAGAGAAAATTATATTAAGCGCAAAAATACTTCTTGAAGTTATTGCAAGAACACATTTTAATTCCTTCACTTTTCCAAGGAGGAACTATGCGTTTTTTTACTTTTCTACTCGCACTCTGCATCCTATTCAATTTATCCGCCGAAGATGACGTTGATTTAACGCTAATTCCTTATGATTTGTTTTCAGAACCCACGACTTATGTCGATGGCGTGAATGTCATATCCGGTCATTTTACCTATTCTACCACAGATATGACCGTAGAAGGCCCCAAATCTGTGCGGTTAAAACGCACATACCTACAAGGATATTCTGGAAGTTTAGGAAAATGTTGGGAAACAAGTCTTGCAGGCGAGTTCGAATTGAACGAATCCTTCAACAAAGCCCACATTATCCACGGTCCCTATATAGGGTTGACATATGTGTCAAAAAACAATGTATTAAAGCTGGACGAAAAAGCCTTTAAAAAAGGCCTGACTAATGCACACGGACGCATCAATGGGAAAACACATCCCAAAAACACACAAATACAATTTGCAGATATAGATAACGCCAAGATTCACACAGGTTCCGGCAGTACATTTAGCTTTAAAAAAGCTTCAAACCATTTTACGTACAAATGGTTTGAAGAGAGACATCCTGACGGCTTTAAAACATTGTTTGATGGACAAACCCTCTCTACACAAACCTGTGCAGAACTCCGACAACCGATGATAAGGACTCTGCGGAAGAAAAATCGAGAGTTTCAATCTACACATTATCAAGACGTTATTGGTTTAAGAGAAGTGAAGAACCATTTCCAAAAAGATGCCCATACATCCTTACTTTGTTCTGTGGAAAGACCTGCCGGTCCGGATGAATCCTATACCTACACCCAGCTAAATGATGGAACATACTGCTTATCGAACATTACAAGGCCCGATGGACGGTATGTATTCTTGAATTACTATTACGAAGGCAAAGATAGTGGAAAAGTTAGAACTCTTTGTGCACCTGCAAATATATTAGGCTTACCTCTAACTACAAAGAAGTTCATTTACCACGACAGGCGCACAGTGGTTGTTAATGCAGCTAATAACCCTACAGTCTACTTCTTTGACAAGCAATTTAGGCTAACTTCATTTAAGAGGCATTTCCAGACAAAATGTTATTCCACTGACCACTTGACATGGGGAACCGGAGAATACAAAGGTAATTTAACGAATAGAATCCATTTTACATCCAACAGCACACCCTTATTTTGCAGGCATTTAGACTATGATGTGCAGGGGAATATTACCAGCGAAAGCTTGTGGGGTAATTTAACCGGAAACAATAAAAATGCACTCTGCGTGGGTATCGATTATACCCCCCTTTCCAATGGATGCGATTGCTTAGAAAAACACTTTACCTATAGTCAAGACGGTCTAAATCTACTCTTAAAAGAAACAGATGACAGAACCCAAACTGTTTATACCTATACTCCCGGCACGAATCAACTTATTGCAAAACTTGTTTGGACAAGCTCAGGAATTCAGCGCCGCTTTTTTTATCAATACGACCAGGATGGATTTCTATCGAGAGAAATTGAAGATGATGGCTGCCAGCAAGAAGCGGATAGCCTTGCAGGAATTACA
This portion of the Parachlamydiales bacterium genome encodes:
- a CDS encoding outer membrane protein transport protein: MRYILWLLIFLVFHDPLKAGGVMLYEISSADTRLGSAGWSSRAEDPSTAFTNPAGMSRLCGRQIEFGSQAIYQHVDFYPNSSTTVSGSKGEGCKFFPSGGTFYVQPVSDNLTLGLSVLSYLGAELVYNGDWVGRYYVRKTRLQTFSCVPSAAYRINDQLSVGVGVNVMYGMFLQKSAVRNLEPGAGDGSLKVSNNRFGVGGVIGLLYEMTPCTRFGAQYLTRVHIGFKNKPEFRNIGPLLTRALADTGAGNSKINLDANIPQSLILSAYHDLDCWSLMADIGWQQWSKFQRISIAVTNPADTTLSFTPKLEDCWHAALGAEFRWNEDWTFSAGIAYDSSIVKPVNMVLDFPVGHQWRYGTGFRWKLTDDLKLDFATELQWQGNLRCSQGRGPLAGVVSGNFRDMYVYFANMNLIWAF
- a CDS encoding AMP nucleosidase, which encodes MATRKYHEKEISQREEAVARDTLERYCGSPASEFQPFLLLTNFPRYVQYFAESRKLETSEGSMFKVAHSPKEHITILDFKIGSPAAALVVDLCAHLPIKASILLGMCGGLRDHYKVGEFFVPIAGIRGEGTSDFYFPSEVPAMANFIVQKAATTILEEDHIPYHIGITHTTNKRFWEFNAEFRARLEASRAQAVEMECATLFTASYYHKLPLGALLLISDLPLELEGIKTKELSEKVYQNHTQEHVEIGVKTMQMLHEKMKTKKPKGIFRGRNNKKES
- the efp gene encoding elongation factor P; translated protein: MAQISTSDLKTGLKVEVDGAPFNIISNEFVKPGKGQAFNRVKLKHLFTGRVIERTYKSGEKLELADVGDAQMRMLYREPDGVVFMDDNSFEQVKIPNENIGENDRWLMEDKLYGILFYKGEPVAIDPPTFMDMRIVETMPGDRGNTASGRVLKPAKTETGAEIQVPIFIDQDEIVKVDTRTGEYVSRSTS
- the epmA gene encoding EF-P lysine aminoacylase EpmA, yielding MSHAARHSERSATSKITLLKDRAAMLAAARAFFLSRNVMEVDVPLCTSHACIDENIDLMTVVDGQGSKRYLQSSPEYGMKRLLSEGSGDIYQIGHVFRDGEVGSRHNPEFSMVEWYRCGFTLEQLVAETALFIELFLGQQPCSILTYRAAMHTYAGIDYVNADEEQLLQCIRKHGIELSAELAAGNKDDLLNILIGSVVEPHLGRRQLTAITDFPATQCALAEIEISEGAPVAKRFEFYYEGNELANGYRELRDPQEQKMRLERSNQARLKKGKEALPVDPLFLDSLRKGFPACCGVAVGFDRLMMLRHSAAHIKDIIPYCWTES